In Nocardia sp. BMG111209, a genomic segment contains:
- the mshA gene encoding D-inositol-3-phosphate glycosyltransferase — translation MSQRPDLRPHRIAVLSVHTSPLAQPGTGDAGGMNVYVLQTALQLARRGVEVEIFTRATSSNDEPVVEAAPGVLVRHVVAGPFEGLDKHDLPTQLCPFAAEVLRQEARHLPGHYDLIHSHYWLSGQVGWLARDRWRVPLVHTAHTLAAVKNAYLAEGDTPEPVAREIGEKQVIAEADRLVVNTADEARQLVDRYGADPGRIDVVLPGADLTRYRPGDAAAARAELGIRRDEQVVAFIGRIQPLKAPDVLVRAAAEVLRTEPDRRLRVLIVGGPSGSGLERPDALIELAATLGIADRVTFLPPQPPQRLVQVYRAADVVAVPSYNESFGLVAIEAQASGTPVLAARVGGLGTAVRDEVSGLLVPGHGAPEWAAALRRLLDDPARLRHMGAAAVAHAANFSWEHTAESLLDSYAHALQDFRGMPSRLAAGSAADNPARSRTVWRRRIGVMR, via the coding sequence GTGAGTCAACGCCCGGACCTACGGCCCCATCGGATCGCCGTGTTGTCGGTGCACACCTCACCTCTTGCTCAGCCGGGCACCGGCGACGCGGGCGGGATGAACGTCTACGTGCTGCAGACGGCTCTCCAGCTGGCCCGGCGCGGCGTCGAAGTGGAGATCTTCACCCGGGCCACCTCGTCGAACGACGAGCCGGTCGTGGAGGCCGCGCCGGGGGTGCTGGTGCGACATGTGGTCGCCGGACCCTTCGAGGGGCTGGACAAACACGATCTGCCCACCCAGCTGTGCCCGTTCGCCGCGGAGGTGCTGCGGCAGGAGGCGCGCCATCTGCCGGGTCACTACGACCTGATCCACTCGCACTACTGGCTGTCCGGCCAGGTCGGATGGCTGGCGCGGGATCGCTGGCGGGTGCCGCTGGTGCACACCGCGCACACCCTGGCCGCGGTCAAGAACGCCTATCTCGCCGAGGGGGACACGCCGGAGCCGGTGGCCCGGGAGATCGGCGAGAAGCAGGTCATCGCCGAGGCCGATCGGCTGGTGGTGAACACCGCCGACGAGGCCCGGCAACTGGTGGATCGGTACGGCGCCGATCCGGGTCGCATCGATGTCGTGCTGCCGGGCGCCGATCTGACCCGCTACCGGCCCGGTGATGCCGCGGCCGCGCGGGCCGAACTGGGTATCCGGCGCGACGAGCAGGTGGTGGCGTTCATCGGGCGGATCCAGCCGCTGAAGGCGCCGGATGTGCTGGTCCGGGCCGCCGCCGAGGTGTTGCGTACCGAACCGGATCGGCGGCTGCGGGTGCTGATCGTCGGCGGGCCGTCCGGGAGCGGGCTGGAACGGCCGGACGCGCTGATCGAACTGGCCGCCACCCTCGGCATCGCGGATCGGGTGACCTTCCTGCCGCCGCAACCGCCGCAGCGGCTGGTACAGGTGTACCGGGCCGCCGATGTGGTGGCCGTGCCGAGTTACAACGAATCCTTCGGCCTGGTGGCGATCGAGGCCCAGGCCAGCGGCACCCCGGTGCTCGCCGCACGGGTCGGCGGGCTGGGGACCGCGGTGCGCGACGAGGTGTCCGGGCTGCTGGTGCCGGGGCACGGCGCGCCGGAGTGGGCCGCCGCGCTGCGCCGGCTGCTGGACGATCCGGCACGGTTGCGGCACATGGGTGCGGCGGCCGTGGCGCATGCCGCGAACTTCTCCTGGGAGCACACCGCCGAAAGCCTGCTCGACAGCTATGCGCACGCCTTGCAGGACTTCCGTGGCATGCCGTCGCGGCTGGCGGCCGGCTCGGCGGCGGACAATCCGGCCAGATCGCGCACCGTGTGGCGCCGCCGGATCGGGGTGATGCGCTGA
- a CDS encoding YbjN domain-containing protein — translation MSVEQTAQLIEDTLRDHEIEYSRDTPETFVAILPGERKYRTPVMLTVSEPGVRFESFVCRKPEENADGVHSFLLRRNARLYGVAYALDQMGDIYLVGRIATSAVSADELDRVLGQILQATDDDFNTLLELGFAGAIRREWDWRVSRGESLHNLRAFTHLVDDDDAQARVAESE, via the coding sequence ATGTCCGTCGAGCAGACCGCGCAGCTCATCGAGGACACGCTGCGCGACCACGAGATCGAATACAGCCGGGACACCCCGGAGACGTTCGTCGCGATCCTGCCCGGCGAGCGCAAGTACCGCACGCCGGTCATGCTGACCGTCAGCGAGCCGGGGGTCCGGTTCGAATCCTTCGTCTGCCGCAAACCGGAGGAGAACGCCGACGGCGTGCACTCGTTCCTGCTGCGGCGCAACGCCCGGCTCTACGGGGTGGCCTACGCATTGGATCAGATGGGTGACATCTATCTGGTCGGCCGCATCGCCACCTCCGCGGTGAGCGCGGACGAGCTGGACCGCGTCCTCGGTCAGATCCTGCAGGCCACCGACGACGACTTCAACACGCTGCTGGAGCTCGGATTCGCGGGAGCCATTCGGCGGGAATGGGATTGGCGGGTCTCGCGGGGCGAGTCGCTGCACAATCTGCGGGCCTTCACCCATCTGGTGGACGACGACGACGCGCAGGCGCGCGTGGCCGAATCGGAGTAG
- a CDS encoding nitroreductase family protein codes for MELRDALRTTGAIRDFTGEPVPDETLYQILDTARFAPSGGNRQGWRAIVVRDPQVRAALRDLYLVGWYDYLALGRAGLVAWAPLTDREAETRALAEPRPPARAGFAEQLHEVPALLVVLADQRALAAMDRDFDRYTFAGGASVYPFVWSVLLAAREFGLGGVITTMLVRSEPQVKALLGVPDEFAVAAVVALGHPVRQPSRLRRATVEDFTTVDRFDGAEFTR; via the coding sequence ATGGAGCTACGCGACGCGCTGCGGACGACGGGGGCGATCCGGGACTTCACCGGCGAACCGGTGCCCGACGAGACCCTCTACCAGATTCTCGACACCGCCCGCTTCGCACCCAGCGGCGGCAACCGGCAGGGCTGGCGGGCGATCGTCGTCCGTGATCCGCAGGTGCGGGCCGCGCTGCGTGACCTCTACCTGGTCGGCTGGTACGACTACCTGGCGCTCGGCCGCGCCGGGCTGGTGGCCTGGGCCCCGCTCACCGATCGCGAGGCCGAGACCCGCGCGCTGGCCGAGCCGCGCCCGCCCGCCCGCGCGGGGTTCGCGGAACAGTTGCACGAGGTGCCCGCGCTGCTGGTGGTGCTGGCCGATCAGCGCGCGCTCGCGGCGATGGACCGGGATTTCGACCGCTACACCTTCGCCGGGGGCGCCTCGGTCTACCCGTTCGTGTGGAGTGTGCTGCTCGCCGCCCGCGAATTCGGGCTCGGCGGCGTGATCACCACCATGCTGGTCCGGTCCGAGCCGCAGGTGAAGGCGCTGCTCGGCGTTCCGGACGAATTCGCGGTGGCGGCCGTGGTCGCGCTCGGGCATCCGGTCCGGCAGCCGTCGCGGTTGCGGCGGGCCACGGTCGAGGATTTCACCACGGTCGACCGGTTCGACGGCGCGGAGTTCACCCGCTGA
- a CDS encoding ROK family protein, with the protein MTVLALDIGATKFAAGVVRGGTVEAVRQVPVPAERVWDACRELLRGVAGGEVVTAVGIGSAGPVRVSDGIVAPLNIPEWHNGFPVVATVGELFPGAVVRLAVDGACLALAELHVGGLRGLRNGMAMTVSSGIGGGIVIDGRVAVGNTGNAGHVGHIVVPGFDDPCGCGGRGCVEAVASGMSSVRWARSQGWTGNSGVELARAAHAGEAVAVAALRRAGTALGTAISSAAALLDIDRVVIGGGFAESGAPLWDPMRAAIREHARLVFTRELRVVASEISGGATLFGAGVLASGAAE; encoded by the coding sequence GTGACGGTGCTGGCGCTGGACATCGGTGCGACGAAGTTCGCGGCCGGTGTGGTGCGGGGCGGGACGGTCGAAGCGGTACGGCAGGTGCCGGTGCCGGCCGAGCGGGTGTGGGACGCCTGCCGGGAACTGCTGCGCGGGGTGGCCGGTGGGGAGGTCGTGACCGCGGTCGGCATCGGGTCGGCCGGGCCGGTGCGGGTGTCCGACGGGATCGTCGCACCGCTGAACATTCCGGAGTGGCACAACGGATTTCCGGTCGTGGCGACGGTCGGCGAGCTCTTCCCCGGGGCGGTGGTCCGGCTCGCGGTGGACGGCGCCTGCCTGGCGCTGGCCGAACTGCACGTCGGCGGGTTGCGCGGGCTGCGCAACGGGATGGCCATGACGGTCTCGTCCGGGATCGGCGGCGGCATCGTGATCGACGGCCGGGTCGCGGTGGGTAACACCGGTAATGCCGGGCACGTCGGCCACATCGTGGTGCCCGGGTTCGACGATCCGTGCGGGTGTGGCGGTCGCGGCTGCGTGGAGGCGGTCGCCAGCGGGATGTCCTCGGTGCGGTGGGCCCGGTCGCAGGGGTGGACCGGGAATTCGGGGGTGGAACTGGCGCGCGCGGCCCATGCGGGTGAGGCGGTGGCGGTGGCGGCGTTGCGGCGCGCGGGAACCGCACTGGGCACGGCGATCTCGTCGGCCGCCGCACTGCTGGACATCGACCGGGTGGTGATCGGTGGCGGGTTCGCGGAATCCGGTGCGCCACTGTGGGATCCGATGCGGGCTGCGATTCGCGAACATGCCCGGCTGGTGTTCACCCGGGAACTGCGGGTGGTCGCGTCCGAGATCTCCGGCGGCGCCACACTGTTCGGCGCGGGCGTACTGGCCAGTGGCGCGGCCGAATAG
- a CDS encoding phosphoglyceromutase has protein sequence MTYTLVLLRHGESEWNALNLFTGWVDVRLTEKGIAEGKRAGELLREKGILPDIVYTSLLRRAISTANFALDAADRHWIPVVRDWRLNERHYGALQGKNKAQVRDQYGEDQFMLWRRSYDTPPPPIESGSEYSQDGDPRYAGIDLPATECLKDVVARMIPYWEETISRDLVAGKTVLVAAHGNSLRALVKHLEDISDDDIAGLNIPTGIPLRYELDENLRPIGAGEYLDPAAAAAGAAAVANQGAK, from the coding sequence ATGACCTACACCCTCGTGCTGCTGCGCCACGGCGAGAGCGAATGGAATGCCCTGAACCTGTTCACCGGCTGGGTGGACGTGCGCCTGACCGAGAAGGGCATCGCCGAGGGGAAGCGGGCCGGTGAGCTGTTGCGGGAGAAGGGCATCCTGCCCGATATCGTCTACACCTCGCTGCTGCGGCGGGCGATCAGCACCGCGAATTTCGCGCTCGACGCCGCGGATCGGCACTGGATTCCCGTGGTGCGCGACTGGCGACTGAACGAGCGGCACTACGGCGCGTTGCAGGGCAAGAACAAGGCGCAGGTGCGCGATCAGTACGGCGAGGACCAGTTCATGTTGTGGCGGCGCAGCTACGACACCCCGCCGCCGCCGATCGAATCCGGTTCGGAGTACAGCCAGGACGGTGACCCGCGTTACGCCGGCATCGACCTGCCCGCGACCGAATGCCTGAAGGACGTCGTCGCCCGGATGATCCCGTACTGGGAGGAGACCATCTCCCGGGATCTGGTGGCCGGGAAGACCGTTCTGGTTGCGGCGCACGGCAATTCGCTGCGCGCGCTGGTGAAGCACCTCGAGGACATCTCCGACGACGACATCGCCGGCCTGAACATCCCCACCGGCATCCCGCTGCGCTACGAACTCGACGAGAACCTGCGGCCGATCGGCGCGGGCGAGTACCTGGATCCGGCGGCCGCCGCGGCCGGCGCCGCCGCGGTCGCCAATCAGGGTGCCAAATAG
- a CDS encoding S1 family peptidase: MGAASRARSVRRVLVLMAASVSTGAAVLAGAGTAAADGPAVVGGGSGVFVEQLDDPNSIGACTVTAVGFDADNRLVGLTAGHCGEVGARILAEESVHSGVIGVIANKSAGGDWGVIQFDPGRVAPTRQVAQSVINGVGAPPRVGDIACKNGRTTGYTCGLVWESNPVFFRSQVCANHGDSGAPVLLGDRLVGMVIGAADVDAGPVSVELPMCEGAGDLVHEPEVATTISAVLADINAHGGVGAGFRTF, from the coding sequence ATGGGTGCAGCAAGCCGGGCCCGATCGGTGCGTCGGGTCCTGGTGCTGATGGCCGCGTCGGTGAGCACGGGGGCGGCGGTGCTGGCGGGGGCCGGGACGGCCGCCGCGGACGGACCGGCCGTGGTCGGCGGCGGTTCGGGAGTTTTCGTCGAGCAACTCGACGATCCGAATTCGATCGGGGCGTGCACGGTCACCGCGGTCGGCTTCGACGCCGACAATCGGCTGGTGGGGCTGACCGCCGGACATTGCGGTGAGGTCGGCGCGCGGATCCTGGCCGAGGAGTCGGTGCATTCGGGCGTGATCGGCGTGATCGCCAACAAGAGCGCGGGCGGGGACTGGGGCGTGATCCAGTTCGATCCGGGTCGCGTGGCCCCCACCCGTCAGGTCGCCCAGTCGGTGATCAACGGGGTCGGCGCGCCGCCGCGGGTGGGCGATATCGCCTGCAAGAACGGCCGGACCACGGGTTACACCTGCGGACTGGTGTGGGAATCGAATCCGGTGTTCTTCCGCAGCCAGGTGTGCGCCAACCACGGCGACTCGGGTGCGCCGGTGCTGCTCGGTGATCGGCTGGTCGGCATGGTGATCGGCGCGGCCGACGTCGACGCCGGCCCGGTCAGTGTCGAGTTGCCGATGTGCGAGGGCGCGGGCGATCTGGTGCACGAGCCGGAGGTGGCGACCACCATCAGCGCCGTACTCGCCGATATCAACGCGCACGGTGGCGTGGGCGCGGGCTTCCGCACCTTCTGA
- a CDS encoding CocE/NonD family hydrolase: MKHALRATVAATAAAVAVPFLATAVTPATATASPVAAGPDGGAVGAGWAAAEDGAQEYPNIHIDWDVPITMSDGVVLKANVYRPADAAGRPIGAATPTIVNLTPYTKLLSAVADQLQSVPGLSDSLLEFFRSIDLDGTPMSGLGDLLNAVGNGEMRNFAVDRDLIRGGYTQVVVDVRGTGFSQGDWDMLRDREQQDSVEVIDWAAAQPWSDGRIGMNGMSYSGINQLQAAQRRPAALRAIFPVVPGSDLVDDVLAPGGGFGFNFIPLWLSLVDGLKLVPDLSALANGTFDTRWLADRAADPFTYMDVLLSAYTSTRIEDLDPRVRAMLTDVTSERQAWLGDPSRVEVPTFVVGGWHDLFTYSESKIYEAIPLPPGQKQLLMGNTYHVSSGSEAGKPGLPPRLDVLQRAWFDKWLKGIDNGIDGYGPVTLRQQGGGWVTQGGFGPSEPAGESGRYRRMYLSANGSGTAASAYDGSLSGAAVPAVTQLTVAPGLTMVCSNDTAQATMGLLSVVDACALDSRIAETNALTFTSDPVTGPTTISGPIAAHLETVQDAADGYWVVTVNDVAPDGRSTVLSSGQLLASLRQVDEEHSSRSDSGDYTDPRAYTSLDRRQPTEPGEPTTLDIALPATDAVLQPGHRLRVDVFASNFPKGLPITPMLLDTGLRPEHVRLDPDAPSYVNVSLRGETGW; the protein is encoded by the coding sequence ATGAAGCATGCGTTGCGCGCCACAGTGGCGGCGACCGCCGCGGCGGTGGCGGTTCCGTTCCTCGCCACTGCGGTGACCCCGGCCACCGCGACCGCGTCGCCGGTCGCCGCGGGTCCGGACGGCGGCGCCGTCGGCGCCGGCTGGGCCGCCGCCGAGGACGGCGCGCAGGAGTATCCGAACATCCACATCGACTGGGACGTCCCGATCACCATGAGCGACGGCGTGGTGCTGAAGGCGAACGTGTACCGGCCCGCCGATGCCGCCGGCCGCCCGATCGGCGCGGCGACGCCGACGATCGTCAACCTGACGCCCTATACGAAACTGCTGTCGGCCGTCGCCGATCAGCTCCAATCCGTACCGGGCCTGTCGGATTCGCTGCTGGAGTTCTTCCGGAGCATCGATCTGGACGGCACCCCGATGTCGGGACTGGGCGATCTGCTCAACGCCGTCGGCAACGGCGAGATGCGCAACTTCGCCGTCGACCGCGACCTGATTCGCGGCGGCTACACCCAGGTGGTGGTGGACGTCCGCGGTACCGGTTTCTCCCAGGGCGACTGGGATATGCTGCGCGACCGCGAACAGCAGGACTCCGTCGAGGTGATCGACTGGGCCGCCGCGCAACCGTGGTCCGACGGCCGGATCGGGATGAACGGGATGTCCTATTCGGGCATCAACCAGTTGCAGGCCGCGCAGCGGCGACCGGCCGCGCTGCGCGCCATCTTCCCGGTGGTGCCCGGCAGCGATCTGGTCGACGACGTCCTCGCGCCCGGCGGTGGGTTCGGCTTCAACTTCATCCCGTTGTGGCTGAGCCTGGTCGACGGCCTGAAGCTGGTCCCGGACCTCTCGGCGCTGGCGAACGGCACCTTCGACACCCGATGGCTGGCCGACCGCGCGGCCGATCCGTTCACCTATATGGACGTGCTGCTCAGCGCCTACACCAGTACGCGCATCGAGGATCTGGATCCGCGGGTGCGCGCGATGCTCACCGATGTCACCTCGGAACGGCAAGCGTGGCTGGGTGATCCGAGCCGGGTCGAGGTGCCGACCTTCGTCGTCGGCGGCTGGCACGACCTGTTCACCTACTCGGAATCGAAGATCTACGAAGCGATTCCGCTGCCGCCCGGGCAGAAGCAACTGCTGATGGGCAACACCTATCACGTGAGTTCCGGCAGCGAGGCGGGGAAACCCGGTCTGCCGCCGCGCCTGGACGTACTGCAGCGCGCGTGGTTCGACAAGTGGCTGAAGGGAATCGACAACGGTATCGACGGGTACGGCCCGGTGACCCTGCGGCAGCAGGGCGGCGGCTGGGTGACCCAGGGTGGCTTCGGCCCCTCGGAACCCGCGGGCGAATCCGGCCGGTATCGGCGGATGTACTTGTCCGCCAACGGAAGTGGTACCGCGGCGAGCGCGTACGACGGTTCGCTGAGCGGCGCGGCCGTTCCGGCGGTGACCCAGCTGACCGTGGCGCCGGGCCTGACCATGGTGTGCTCCAACGACACCGCGCAGGCGACCATGGGCCTGCTGTCGGTGGTGGACGCCTGCGCACTGGATTCCCGGATCGCCGAGACGAATGCGCTCACCTTCACCAGCGATCCCGTCACCGGGCCGACCACGATCTCCGGGCCGATCGCGGCGCATCTGGAGACCGTGCAGGACGCCGCCGACGGGTACTGGGTGGTGACCGTGAACGACGTTGCGCCCGACGGCCGTTCGACCGTGCTGTCCTCCGGTCAGCTGCTGGCCTCGCTGCGGCAGGTCGACGAGGAGCACAGCTCCCGCTCGGACAGCGGCGACTACACCGACCCCCGCGCCTACACCTCGCTGGACAGGCGGCAGCCCACCGAACCGGGCGAGCCGACCACGCTCGACATCGCGCTGCCGGCCACCGACGCGGTCCTGCAGCCGGGACATCGGCTGCGGGTGGACGTGTTCGCGAGCAACTTCCCCAAGGGGCTGCCGATCACGCCGATGCTGCTCGACACCGGCCTGCGGCCCGAACACGTGCGGCTGGATCCGGATGCGCCCAGCTACGTGAACGTCTCGCTGCGCGGCGAGACCGGCTGGTGA
- a CDS encoding cell wall metabolism sensor histidine kinase WalK encodes MSVPEAVLMAVLAAVVGLAVGGLLIPYVNARQAQRREADSGLTMSQVLDLIVLASESGIAVVDEYRDVVLVNPRAEELGLVRDRLLDERAWSAVEKVLATGEDVDFDLTAKNPMPGRSRIAVRGVARALSREESNFVVLFGDDDSEQARMEATRRDFVANVSHELKTPVGAMSLLAEALLESADDPDSVRHFGQRLLAESRRMGKMVTELIALSRLQGAEKLPELEAVDVDTVVNAAIERSRTAAEAAGITVSTDANSGLEILGDDTLLVTALSNLVENAINYSPKGSHVSVSRSLRGGYVNIAVTDRGIGIAKEDQERVFERFFRADKARSRATGGTGLGLAIVKHVAANHNGEIALWSKLGTGSTFTLRIPAVESEDQVSTVPVEKKSPAAIQAGKKETGARPVARARPNGVEATR; translated from the coding sequence GTGAGCGTTCCCGAGGCCGTGCTGATGGCAGTACTCGCGGCCGTTGTCGGCCTCGCGGTCGGCGGGCTGCTCATCCCCTATGTGAACGCCCGGCAGGCGCAGCGCCGCGAGGCGGATTCCGGGCTCACGATGTCCCAGGTTCTCGACCTGATCGTGCTCGCCTCCGAGAGCGGTATCGCGGTCGTCGACGAATATCGCGACGTGGTGCTGGTGAATCCGCGCGCCGAGGAACTGGGCCTGGTCCGTGACCGGTTGCTGGACGAACGCGCCTGGTCCGCGGTCGAGAAGGTGCTCGCCACCGGCGAGGATGTCGACTTCGACCTGACCGCGAAGAATCCGATGCCCGGCCGCAGCCGCATCGCGGTCCGCGGCGTGGCCCGCGCGCTGTCGCGCGAGGAGTCCAACTTCGTGGTCCTGTTCGGCGACGACGATTCCGAGCAGGCGCGGATGGAGGCGACCCGCCGTGACTTCGTCGCCAATGTGAGCCACGAGTTGAAGACCCCGGTCGGCGCGATGAGCCTGCTCGCGGAAGCGTTGCTGGAATCCGCGGACGATCCCGACTCCGTGCGGCACTTCGGCCAGCGCCTGCTCGCCGAATCCCGCCGGATGGGCAAGATGGTCACCGAGCTGATCGCGCTGTCGCGGCTGCAGGGGGCGGAGAAGCTGCCGGAACTGGAGGCCGTCGACGTGGACACCGTCGTCAACGCCGCCATCGAGCGCTCCCGCACCGCCGCCGAGGCCGCCGGCATCACCGTCAGCACCGACGCCAACAGCGGGCTCGAGATCCTCGGCGACGACACCCTGCTGGTCACCGCGCTGTCGAACCTGGTGGAGAACGCCATCAACTACTCGCCGAAGGGTTCGCACGTATCCGTGAGCCGGTCGCTGCGCGGGGGCTATGTGAACATCGCCGTCACCGACCGCGGCATCGGTATCGCCAAGGAGGATCAGGAGCGCGTGTTCGAGCGTTTCTTCCGGGCCGACAAGGCGCGGTCCCGGGCGACCGGCGGCACCGGACTCGGACTGGCTATCGTCAAGCACGTGGCCGCGAACCACAACGGCGAGATCGCCCTCTGGAGCAAACTGGGTACCGGCTCCACGTTCACGCTGCGTATCCCCGCTGTCGAGTCCGAAGACCAGGTCTCCACCGTCCCGGTGGAGAAGAAGAGTCCCGCCGCGATCCAGGCGGGAAAGAAGGAAACCGGCGCGCGCCCTGTGGCGCGGGCCAGACCCAACGGTGTGGAGGCAACCCGATGA
- a CDS encoding response regulator transcription factor, giving the protein MTSVLIVEDEESLADPLAFLLRKEGFEVTVVGDGPSALAEFDRSGADIVLLDLMLPGMSGTDVCKQLRTRSSVPVIMVTARDSEIDKVVGLELGADDYVTKPYSSRELIARIRAVLRRGAGEEMDGTSESGVLEAGPVRMDVDRHTVQVNGKPVTLPLKEFDLLEYLLRNSGRVLTRGQLIDRVWGADYVGDTKTLDVHVKRLRSKIEADPAKPEHLVTVRGLGYKLEA; this is encoded by the coding sequence ATGACGAGTGTGCTGATCGTCGAGGACGAAGAGTCGCTGGCCGATCCGCTCGCGTTCCTGCTGCGCAAGGAGGGGTTCGAAGTCACCGTGGTCGGCGACGGCCCGTCCGCCCTGGCGGAATTCGATCGGTCCGGGGCCGACATCGTGCTGCTCGACCTGATGCTGCCCGGGATGAGCGGTACCGACGTCTGCAAGCAGCTGCGCACCCGCAGCAGTGTGCCGGTGATCATGGTGACCGCGCGCGACAGCGAGATCGACAAGGTGGTCGGGCTGGAACTCGGCGCGGACGACTACGTCACCAAGCCGTACTCGTCGCGGGAGCTCATCGCCCGCATCCGCGCGGTGCTGCGCCGCGGCGCGGGCGAGGAGATGGACGGCACCAGCGAGAGCGGCGTGCTGGAGGCCGGGCCCGTGCGGATGGATGTGGACCGGCACACCGTGCAGGTCAACGGCAAGCCGGTCACGCTGCCGCTGAAGGAGTTCGACCTGCTCGAATACCTGTTGCGCAACTCCGGCCGCGTGCTGACCCGCGGGCAGCTCATCGACCGGGTGTGGGGTGCGGACTATGTCGGCGACACCAAGACCCTGGACGTGCACGTGAAGCGCCTGCGGTCGAAGATCGAGGCGGATCCGGCCAAGCCGGAACATCTGGTCACGGTCCGAGGCCTGGGCTACAAACTGGAAGCTTGA
- a CDS encoding NADPH-dependent FMN reductase, with protein MGVHLLLISGSTRTGSTNTATLRTLQQVAPQGISTHLYDELTTLPAFVPGDGPSPPPVTRLRRHLAAADAVLFCTPEYAGLIPGSLKNLLEWTVGTADLHTKPVAWITVATPGRGDGATASLRTVLGYVGADIIAPACPRIPILSADVADDGTIHDPAIRTHLATTAATLAAALPAQPKLPDATH; from the coding sequence GTGGGCGTACACCTCCTGCTGATCTCCGGCAGCACTCGCACCGGCTCGACCAACACCGCGACTCTGCGCACCCTGCAACAGGTTGCCCCCCAAGGTATTTCGACCCACCTCTACGACGAGCTGACCACCCTCCCCGCCTTCGTCCCCGGCGACGGCCCATCTCCGCCACCGGTGACCCGTTTGCGCCGACACCTGGCCGCCGCGGATGCCGTCCTCTTCTGCACCCCCGAATACGCGGGCCTGATCCCGGGCAGCCTGAAGAACCTCCTGGAGTGGACCGTAGGCACCGCCGACCTCCACACCAAACCGGTCGCCTGGATCACCGTCGCCACCCCCGGCCGCGGCGACGGCGCCACCGCCTCCCTGCGCACCGTCCTCGGCTACGTCGGCGCCGACATCATCGCCCCCGCCTGCCCCCGAATCCCCATCCTCAGCGCCGACGTGGCAGACGACGGCACGATCCACGACCCGGCCATCCGAACCCACCTGGCAACAACCGCCGCCACCCTGGCCGCCGCCCTACCCGCACAACCGAAGCTCCCCGACGCAACCCACTGA
- a CDS encoding Ppx/GppA phosphatase family protein, with the protein MRLGVLDVGSNTVHLLVVDAHRGGHPTPMSSTKSTLRLAENMDAEGRITPDGATRLTETVAEFASIAQTSGCEQLMPFATSAVREATNSEEVLARVRRETGVDLRVLSGADEARLTFLAVRRWYGWSAGRILNLDIGGGSLEMSNGADEAPDTALSLQLGAGRLTRDWLREDPPGKRRVAVLRDWLDAELVLPAKQLLAPGRPDLAVGTSKTFRSLARLTGAAPSAAGPRVRRILTSSGLRQLIAFISRMTAADRAELEGVSSDRSQQLVAGALVAEASMRALSLDTLEICPWALREGLILRKLDTDLDREPGAGNGRPAGVPGPTETVSR; encoded by the coding sequence GTGCGGTTGGGAGTTCTCGATGTGGGCAGCAACACCGTTCACCTGCTGGTGGTGGACGCCCATCGGGGTGGCCATCCGACGCCGATGAGCTCGACGAAGTCGACGTTGCGGCTGGCGGAGAACATGGACGCCGAGGGCCGGATCACCCCCGACGGCGCCACCCGGCTGACCGAGACGGTCGCCGAATTCGCCAGCATCGCGCAGACCTCCGGCTGCGAGCAGCTGATGCCGTTCGCGACCTCCGCGGTGCGCGAGGCCACCAACTCCGAGGAGGTGCTCGCCCGGGTCCGGCGCGAGACCGGTGTCGACCTGCGGGTGCTCTCCGGCGCCGACGAGGCCCGGCTGACCTTCCTCGCGGTGCGCCGCTGGTACGGCTGGAGTGCGGGCCGCATCCTCAATCTCGATATCGGCGGCGGCTCGCTGGAGATGAGCAACGGCGCCGACGAGGCGCCGGATACCGCGTTGTCGCTGCAACTCGGCGCGGGCCGGTTGACCCGCGACTGGTTGCGCGAGGATCCACCGGGCAAGCGGCGTGTCGCGGTACTGCGCGATTGGCTGGACGCCGAACTGGTGCTGCCCGCCAAGCAGTTGCTCGCCCCCGGTCGTCCCGATCTGGCGGTGGGTACCTCGAAGACTTTCCGATCACTGGCTCGGCTGACCGGTGCGGCCCCCTCGGCCGCGGGTCCCCGGGTGCGGCGTATTCTCACCAGTTCCGGCCTGCGGCAGCTGATCGCCTTCATCTCCCGGATGACGGCCGCCGACCGGGCCGAGCTGGAAGGCGTCAGTTCCGACCGGTCGCAGCAACTGGTGGCCGGCGCGTTGGTCGCGGAGGCGAGTATGCGGGCGTTGTCCCTGGACACCCTCGAAATCTGCCCCTGGGCGCTGCGCGAAGGGCTGATCCTGCGCAAACTGGATACCGACCTGGACAGAGAACCGGGCGCCGGTAACGGCCGGCCCGCAGGTGTCCCCGGACCGACCGAAACGGTGTCGCGATGA